A stretch of DNA from Drosophila virilis strain 15010-1051.87 chromosome 5, Dvir_AGI_RSII-ME, whole genome shotgun sequence:
ttaattgacaGTGTTGCGAAACCTCTTATAAATATGGCATAGGCAGGTAACTGTAACTCTCTTAGACCCGAATTTACTTAGCTCAACATCCGTCTTTCTGTGCCTGAAATTTAATGTGTAATTATTCTCATTACTCTTTCATTACCGGCACTTCCCACACAAGAATGGCAGACTTATGAGGAGATTAAGTCTGAAGTATTTTGGCATTACTCTATAtaaatttatctatatatatataacagtaGGTATATGTGGTCAGATGTATGCATCTAAagctttgttttgttattgtagtATTATTGATGAGTTTTTACTTTGTGCTACCATCTTTGGGCACATTAACGACGGGCTCGTTAAGTTTGATTGGCGCTCGtgtctttttgttttgacCATTGCAAACGGATGTCTGCAATGTGGCCAAAATGTTGTGAATGCGTGTTGTCATTAGTTGTCCGGCGGCGGCATGTCAAATGGCAAATGATTTGTGGATTTGGCACTGGCTGCGACAAGTGAAGTTGACCGAGGATGGTCATAGATACGGGTGTTGAAGTGGTATCGTCTAGGGAGTACTAACAGCAATTAGTTTTTACATAACCTGGCCCAATAAATGCTGCACCGCCGCATCGTTCGTGTTCAAGGAAAGTTGTCACAATCGACACAATACAATAAAATCGTGTGCCTTGAACGCATAGAAagtaaagtttttaaataaaatggaatTCTACATGGGGCATTTGGGTCAGCCGAAATCACGATTATCGATTATGCGGCTTTAGCTTATAAAAGCTCTCCCACATATGGTTGGATCAGTTAGTAATTGCACAGAATGTCGCCCAACTGGACGTACTTGCTAATTGTCAGCTCtactttgctgctgcttgaacGAGCCTTCGCGGATGTGGCTCACTTCTTTGCGGCACCCTCTGAATTTGGCAGCTATCAGCAGGGACAAACGCCCTTTCAGCTGGCCTTTGCGCCACCTGCTCTATATGGACCGCCAGCTGGCAGTCCTGTGACTCCAGCACCTGTGGCACCCGTAGCGCCTGCTACCACGGAGTTTAGTCTGCCAGAGATAATTGAGAACCGCAGCGTTAAGGGTTCCAGTCAGGGACATGGCAATTTTATTCCCCTGAGCCAACATTACCTTCCACCCGGCAATGAGGAGCGACCCAGCTATGAAATTCCTAAGCCAAGGTTTGTAGAATTTTTAAGTGACAGGTCTTAAGCAAGGCTCATCTGATTAGGCTTTTTATCCTGCCGCTGGGCAGCTATCCTTATTGTGTTCTGTGGCTACAGGTCAAAACTCAGCTTAATTTACTATTTAAACAGCTTAAAGCGCAGAAGCTTTTAGATAGGCTTTCAGTAAATTCTTTCTTTCCGTTCCGCAGCTATGAGCTTAAATTACTATTTAAACAGCTTAAAGCTCCGAAGCTTTTAGATAAGCTTTCAGTACACTCCTTCTTTCCGTTCCGCAGCCATGAGTTCGAGGGCTACTATTATCCACAgcccagcgccagcagcaccACGCGCATTCccgcgacaacaacaacaacgccacGCCCCATCATTGTGCAGGAGCCCGGAGATGATGATGAGCCTTTGTCCTCACCTGGCTATGATTATAATGCGCCGCCGCAGCGCCCCTCAACGCCAGCGCCCGTCTACCTGCCGCCAGCGGAGAACAGTCCGCAACAGCTGCGCCTACGCCTCAAGGATATGCGCTGCCTGCAGTTGGGCTACTTTCGTGCAGTGTTAAAACTGGACAGTTTTCTGGGTGCCGCGCCAGTGCTGGAAAACGACAACGAGGAAGTGCAGGACAAACAGTGCGAGCTGAAGCTATCGCGCAGCTTTCTGCTCTTGGACATTGCGGGCGCAGACTTTGAGCGCTGCGGAGTGCGCACTTGTGGTCAGGACTTGTGTCTGCGTCTGCGTTTTCCGGCCATACGCGGCCTCCGCACTGGCGGCGACTCCATTCTGACGCTGCACTGCAAGACGCAGGAACGCGTGGCGGTCAAGACGCATGCACTGAAAATGGGCGTGGCCAATGATGTGTAAGTCGAGAAGTGTAGTGGTGCCCACAGCATTTGAGTAATATTTGCCATTCTCGTCGCACAGACAGGCGCGCAGTGTTGGCAGCTATGCCCATGGTGGCAATCAGAATGCCTTTCGCACCCACGTGGAACTACTGAGACGGGGCACCAATGGCTATACGCGACACCTGGAGAGCAACGGGGCGGTACAACTGGGCGaggagctgttgctgcgcgCACATGTCCTGGCTGGCGATGGTAAGTTTTaagatttgtatttatataaaagttgTTATAAGCACATAACAGCTTACTGCAAGGCTAAGTGAAAGCTCTTAAAACAATAACGCTGACCTTATCGTTTAAAATGGtttagtttaaatttatattcgGCTAACACCTTAATCCTTTCGAGAATTTCTACATTTCTACGCACTAAAGCTTACTGTGAGATAATTAGAACTTTCACAAAAAGCTCACTTAATCCACGCTCATAAAAGCTTTCTGTTAGAATAATTGTACATGTAAGCTTGCTTTAAGCTTGAAAGCCATGCATGATTTATGTCATATAATATGAAAGCTTTCCGTGTGATAACCACTTTAACATCAAAGCACATGAAAGCTTTCTGTGAGATAAATTGCACATAAGAGCTCACATAAAGCTCTAAAGGAATGTATCATTTACATCAAAGCACATGAAAAGTTTTTGTGAGATTAATTGTACTGGCTGTgatgtctatgtgtgtgctgtaaaaagtatttaatagTGTTTAAGCTCGTGAATAGAGATTGATTTCTCCCTTTAATAGGCTGGAACTACACCAAGCTAAGTGACGTGCAGCTGCAACGCA
This window harbors:
- the LOC6626102 gene encoding uncharacterized protein gives rise to the protein MSPNWTYLLIVSSTLLLLERAFADVAHFFAAPSEFGSYQQGQTPFQLAFAPPALYGPPAGSPVTPAPVAPVAPATTEFSLPEIIENRSVKGSSQGHGNFIPLSQHYLPPGNEERPSYEIPKPSHEFEGYYYPQPSASSTTRIPATTTTTPRPIIVQEPGDDDEPLSSPGYDYNAPPQRPSTPAPVYLPPAENSPQQLRLRLKDMRCLQLGYFRAVLKLDSFLGAAPVLENDNEEVQDKQCELKLSRSFLLLDIAGADFERCGVRTCGQDLCLRLRFPAIRGLRTGGDSILTLHCKTQERVAVKTHALKMGVANDVQARSVGSYAHGGNQNAFRTHVELLRRGTNGYTRHLESNGAVQLGEELLLRAHVLAGDGWNYTKLSDVQLQRISAAGEVLNSAQLINPRGCLNPAMQSICAHAPSPELPLGQRLQFRAIMFPGMHSGDVLVMSMRITACLEREDCQLTAQDCQPGVAQRRRRDTRLVADGNGTEASELSHITFRVIMPHMSFMEEQPAVVSDLANANVAESTKSLALFGSVAFVVLLLGVAVMALYKLGK